In Acanthopagrus latus isolate v.2019 chromosome 23, fAcaLat1.1, whole genome shotgun sequence, the genomic window CCGACTTGCTCAGCACTCTATCTGCGACTGGAGCTGCCGGCGCAGGGTGAGTGTGCGTCGGTGaagctgctgcatctgctgcatGCGATCTCGCTGGCGGGCCAGGTTCTGGGGCATGGGGTAGCGCTGGCAGCCATACAGGAAACGGTAGGGGATGCGGACATGGCATGCAGTGGCTCTGCAGCGAGGCTGAGGCATGGGCGGCAGCAGCATCCAGCGCTTTCTCTCAGCACAGTAGCGGTACGCCTCCTTGCGGTACTGCTTGTCCACATCGTCACTGTTCTTCCAGCCTCCGATGATGAAGACGTCCTCGTCGAAGTGGCAGATAGCTGCACCCTCAATGCTGGTAACCTCCGGCGGCAGGCTCTCCAGGATCTCATCAGAGATGCGCACACTGATCTTCTGCTTAGCAACCTCATCCCTCACTGTGTAGCTCTTGGGGCAGCAGGAAGCCGTGTGGTAGAAGTTGGTCGAGGCCACCGCCATTTGGAAGATGCAGTAGTTGTCAATAAGGGGCAGGGAGTCAACATCTTGCCACTGGCGGCTCTCTGAGTCGTAGCGAGTGGTCACCGTCTTCAGTCCATCCTCATTATCTGTGTCGACAGGTGTGCGTGCTGTGACGTACACATAGCGGTCCTCCACACTTACAGCCTTCACATCCCGCAGAATTTTAGGAGCAGACTCCAGATTGTGCCACTTGTCCTGCTCAGGCTCGTACACACTGACATCTTTGAAACCTGGACTGAAGTTCCCGTGGCCACCGATGCTGTACAGTATATCCTTAATACAGGTGAGGCCAAAGGAATGCTTTCGTGTGGTCAAGTTGCTCACCTGCTCCCAGGTGTTGCGGTTGGGATTGTAACGTTCGACTGTCTTAGCAAAGCCTGGTTCCATAGAACCAGCCACGTAGACGTGGGACTCTGTGGCAGCGATGGCGTGGCCGTCAAGGTGGTTGTGGATGTGCGGCAGGTTGACCCAGCGGTCCTCGTAAATGAAGTAGCCTACACACTCGCTCAGGTAGTCCCCTCCCTCTGAAACACCGCCTACAACCATGATAACATCCATGTTCTGGCCAAAGCGAGGCTGAAAGGAGGCCATGTGGGAAGACCAGAACTCCATATCGGCCGACTTGAGGTTCTCAAAGCGGATAGCGTGGCCTTCCACTGCCTCTGACACCAGCCGGAGACAGGCCTCATTGGCGGCCACCAGCCTCTCATTTTTTACCACCCTGGTCAGGTAGGTGGGCTTGATTTGGGGCAGCCTCAGGAGACGGAACAGCTCCTCGAAGTAGCGGCTTCGTTCCTCAGAGTTCTTCTGCACCCACTTCACCACAGCCTCAAATAGAACCTCCTCAGAATCAACTGTGATCTCTGCGTCAGACAGCCAGTCGCGGACCAGGTGAAAGGGCAGCGTGTAGAACTCATCATCCTGGATTACTTTGTGGAAGTTGCGGCGGATCATGTCTGCAGCCCGCAGAGCCAGCTGGTCCAAGGTGTACATGTGGGCTAGACTGTGCACCGCCACACAGTTGGTCAGGCTCAGCTTCTTCTTGAGAAACTCACCACAGAAatccttcagctgcagcaggagaaacCTAACAGAGAAGACACAACACAGGATGTCAGGAGCAGAGAAGAGTGCTCTGGTTTTGGGCAGAGCAGAgcacaaaaacagcactttaagacgacagaggagcagctgaaggcCTCATGCTTTGACTGTCAAAATCACtgtctccccttctctctctcacacacacacacacacacacacacgcacacatagagagagagatgtgattGTAAATAGATCTTACCTGTCAGCTAGCTCCAGCACTTCATGTACATTGCAGGTGCTAACGCGTATTTCTCCCGTGTACATATACTGGATGACACTCTCCACCGTGTCTGGGTCCGGCCCCAGCTCTGAGCTCCATTCCTTCATCTCTACCCGTCCGGACAAGGACTCGGAGAACTGTCCTCCCAGCAGAGGGGTGAAATAATCGGTGGCCGCGGCGAGAACGGACCTGTGTGCTGAAAACTCACAGCTCTGAACGCTCCCGGCGGCCACCCCGCTGCTGAAGGCCAGCGTCACGTCGCAGAACAAGCCCTGCTTCCTCTGCTCGTTCTGCCGCCGAGACAGCTCCGAGCAGTGGGAGGAGGACGTGAAGTCCTCGGTCTCTTCCGCGTCCCCGTCTCC contains:
- the LOC119014498 gene encoding kelch-like protein 11, encoding MCGCVCRLLSFTSLLHFPPLLTSSAGSRMAAAAPNPEDSARSSGSSGTSTPSALAGDGDAEETEDFTSSSHCSELSRRQNEQRKQGLFCDVTLAFSSGVAAGSVQSCEFSAHRSVLAAATDYFTPLLGGQFSESLSGRVEMKEWSSELGPDPDTVESVIQYMYTGEIRVSTCNVHEVLELADRFLLLQLKDFCGEFLKKKLSLTNCVAVHSLAHMYTLDQLALRAADMIRRNFHKVIQDDEFYTLPFHLVRDWLSDAEITVDSEEVLFEAVVKWVQKNSEERSRYFEELFRLLRLPQIKPTYLTRVVKNERLVAANEACLRLVSEAVEGHAIRFENLKSADMEFWSSHMASFQPRFGQNMDVIMVVGGVSEGGDYLSECVGYFIYEDRWVNLPHIHNHLDGHAIAATESHVYVAGSMEPGFAKTVERYNPNRNTWEQVSNLTTRKHSFGLTCIKDILYSIGGHGNFSPGFKDVSVYEPEQDKWHNLESAPKILRDVKAVSVEDRYVYVTARTPVDTDNEDGLKTVTTRYDSESRQWQDVDSLPLIDNYCIFQMAVASTNFYHTASCCPKSYTVRDEVAKQKISVRISDEILESLPPEVTSIEGAAICHFDEDVFIIGGWKNSDDVDKQYRKEAYRYCAERKRWMLLPPMPQPRCRATACHVRIPYRFLYGCQRYPMPQNLARQRDRMQQMQQLHRRTLTLRRQLQSQIEC